From one Plasmodium malariae genome assembly, chromosome: 12 genomic stretch:
- the PmUG01_12064300 gene encoding U1 snRNA associated protein, putative, with product MEEMRSLLDSLMGKDRNETDSKKKHTFKDENVCKYYLIDFCPHDLFPNTKSDIGRCKNIHSEVLKEQLENDENYKYYLAKYQQKFMKKIVEMADIKIQRSREKLKQLSENSKNPLDKKEKIESINSHICDLLKQAEEAGEKGDLVKGTSFNNQITTLQAEIKRLNEEPDQTSETNLKVCEVCGAMKSIGDLIQRFENHVNGKQHLGFEKIRNTLSKLKNELKEREKIIEEHRKTKHSNENNHSKREKSYREHEHKRRSSNHRKSSKRHRSHDKSSRTHHSIRSKRSRKHSSTHRSKSNSTSHSSDRHKERSNRYN from the exons ATGGAAGAAATGAgat CATTGTTAGATTCCCTAATGGGAAAGGACAGAAACGAAACggattcaaaaaaaaaacacacttttaaagatgaaaat GTAtgcaaatattatttaattgatTTTTGTCCTCATGATCTTTTTCCAAATACAAAAAGTGATATAGGGAG ATGCAAAAACATACATTCAGAAGTGCTAAAAGAGCAACttgaaaatgatgaaaattataaatattatttagcCAAATATcaacaaaaatttatga AAAAAATCGTTGAAATGgctgatataaaaatacaaagaagcagagaaaaattaaagcaGTTGTCAGAAAATTCCAAAAATCCCCttgataaaaaggaaaa aaTAGAAAGTATTAACAGCCACATATGCGACCTACTGAAGCAGGCTGAAGAAGCAGGAGAAAAg GGAGATTTAGTAAAGGGTACTAGTTTTAACAACCAAATTACTACGTTACAAGCGGAAATTAAAAGATTGAATGAAGAACCTGATCAGACAAGTGAAACTAACTTGAAG GTATGCGAAGTATGCGGTGCAATGAAGTCAATAGGTGACCTCATTCAACGATTTGAAAATCATGTCAATGGGAAACAGCATTTAggttttgaaaaaataagaaacacattgagtaaattaaaaaatgaattaaaagagagagaaaaaattattgaagaACATCGAAAAACGAAACAttctaatgaaaataatcACTCAAAACGTGAGAAGAGTTATAGAGAACATGAACATAAAAGAAGATCTAGCAATCATAGAAAAAGCTCAAAACGTCATAGATCGCATGATAAAAGTAGTAGGACACACCACTCTATTAGGAGCAAACGCTCCAGAAAACATTCGTCAACCCACAGAAGTAAATCAAATAGCACTAGTCATTCATCCGATAGACATAAAGAGCGTTCTAATAGATACAATTGA
- the PmUG01_12064200 gene encoding conserved Plasmodium protein, unknown function, with product MKEKGDCNKKNLSYEKNEEVLETLKNKLYLYNTTILSCKNIGKNVFETLQKLFLEEKENNNRKYEDLSEHIDKMKTYFDEKINSLKDNTHENFEELKYYLDHLNKSSENSTTESNTFKNDFDLVKNDVLKLKKQQEENINLIKSSTRTYFDKIKSVQVHNKSVYMLNVMNTNIENIREELTNYKENNQIENKKKNIEILQLINDENETLNKKMEESLNYLSTHITEVKEHAYHFKEYIENQIKDIKYEKELNKKEIDEKINTICTNQKKLRDDFYPSAAT from the exons atgaAGGAAAAGGGAGActgcaataaaaaaaacttatcttatgaaaaaaatgaagaagtcCTTGAAACCttaaaaaacaaa ctatatttatataacacCACCATTTTATCATGTAAGAACATAGGTAAGAATGTTTTTGAGACACTGCAAAAACTTTTTTTGGAAGAAAAGGAGAATAACAACAGAAAATATGAAGATTTATCTGAGCATATAGACAAAATGAAGACATATtttgatgaaaaaattaactctCTTAAGGATAATACGCACGAAAATTTTGaggaattaaaatattacttagACCACTTAAATAAAAGCAGCGAAAATAGTACAACAGAGAGTAACACTTTCAAGAACGATTTTGATCTAGTAAAGAATGACGTactgaaattaaaaaagcaacaagaagaaaatataaatcttaTCAAATCAAGCACGAGGACATACTtcgataaaataaaaagcgtACAAGTGCATAATAAAAGTGTGTAC ATGCTAAATGTAATGAACACAAACATTGAAAACATAAGAGAGGAACTtacaaattataaagaaaataatcaaattgaaaataaaaaaaagaatattgaAATTCTACAACTaataaatgatgaaaatgaaacattaaacaaaaaaatggagGAATCCTTAAATTAT TTAAGTACCCACATAACGGAAGTCAAAGAACATGCTTATCACTTTAAGGAATACATAgaaaatcaaataaaagatataaaatacgaaaaagaactaaacaaaaaggaaattgatgaaaaaattaatactatATGTACAAATCAGAAGAAACTACGCGACGATTTTTATCCTTCTGCAGCAACTTAA